ACCTTAAAAATCCAGCCTTTGCGCGACGATCAATTAATCGAGGCACTGACTTATAAAGCCCATTTTTTGGGCTTCGACATTCCGCCGGCAGTGGGGCGGTTTTTATTGAATCATTATGTTCACGATTTAGCAGCGCTATGGTTACTTCTGGAAAAAATCGACCGCGCTACCTTGGCCGCGCAACGCAAGCTAACTATCCCGTTTTTAAAGCAAATTCTGGCTGACGAAACATGAGTAGCAAAGTATTGATCGTAGGTGCCGGCGCTATCGGCGGCTTTTACGGTGGCCTGCTGGCTAAGGTTGGCGCAGAGGTCTCGGTGGTGTGCCGCTCCGATTATCACATCGTCAAACAACAGGGTTACCGTATAAAAAGCCATGACTTGGGTTGCTGGCAATTCATGCCTAGTCAGGTATTGCGCAATGCCGCCGATTACGATGGTCAAGCCGATTACCTGATTTTATGCAGCAAGGTAACCCCGGATATCGACCGGGTGGCACTGCTTCGCGATGCGGTAGCTCCACACACGGCGATTGTGCTGATCCAAAACGGTGTCGAGATTGAACAGGAGCTGCAACAAGCTTTCCCGGACAATCTGTTAATCAGCGGCTTGGCATTTATTTGCTGTAACCGGCTGGCTCCCGGCGAGATTAGCCACTTGGCTTACGGCAAGTTGATTCTGGGTAATCTGTCAGATAGCCACGAACCTAAAACATCGCATTTGCGCGATTTGTTCCTACAAGCCGGCATCGAATGCGCGATTAGTGAAGATATTGTCGCCAGCCGCTGGCAAAAATGCGTGTGGAATGCGCCGTTTAATCCGCTATCGGTACTGTCCGGCGGATTGGCAACTCAGGCGATATTGCAGAATCAGGAAAATTTTGTGCGCCGCGTTATGCAGGAAGTCTGCAGTATTGCCGCGGCTTGCGGCCATCCGCTCCCGACCGATATTGTCGAAAAACACATTGCTCTGACCTGTGATATGCCACCCTATAAAACCAGCATGCTGCTGGACTTCGAACGCGGACAGACCATGGAAACCGAAGCCATTCTCGGCAACGCGGTGCGCGCCGCCCAGCGGCAAGGTTTAGACTGTCCTTGCCTGCAGTCGCTTTATGTATTGATGCAACTCCGGGAGCTGCAAATCCGTTCTAATAGCCTTCTTAGCTAATTCACACAATTGACATTCTGCTTTTTGTTATTTTTCGGTTAGAATGTGAAGATTTTCATTGACCCTGTCTTTGAAGAAGCCGTGTGAATTTCGCCTCAGACCTTGCAAAGCGAAGACCGGCCGCATACTTCGCTAGACTAGCAGCTATGTGATCCACAACCAACCGTGGCAATGGTGCTGGGGTTTAAAAGTTTTTATGTCCATTTTTAGAGTATAACCATGACTGATCTATCGCTTTACAGAAACATCGGCATCTTCGCTCACGTCGATGCCGGTAAAACCACGACAACCGAGCGGATTTTGAAGCTGACCGGAAAAATCCACAAAATCGGTGAAGTTCACGAAGGCGAATCAACCATGGACTTCATGGCTCAGGAAGCCGAGCGCGGTATCACCATTCAGTCAGCGGCCACTACCTGTTCTTGGGCGGGCAGCACCAAGCAATTTGAACCACACCGCTTCAACATCATTGACACCCCGGGCCACGTTGACTTTACTATCGAAGTTTATCGTTCCTTGAAAGTATTGGACGGCGGTATCGGCGTATTCTGCGGTTCCGGCGGCGTTGAACCGCAATCCGAAACTAACTGGCGCTATGCGAACGACTCCAAAGTTTCTCGTATCATTTACGTCAACAAGCTGGACAGATTGGGCGCGGATTTCTACCGCGTCGTCAAGCAAGTCGAAGACGTACTCGGTGCAAAACCGGTCGTCATGACCTTGCCTATCGGCGAAGAAGACAATTTCGTCGGCGTGGTCGACCTGTTGACTCGCAAAGCCTGGGTCTGGGATAACTCCGGCGATCCAATGAAATACGAAATCCAAGATGTGCCCGCCAACATGGTGGAACAAGTCGAAGAATGGCGCGCGAAACTGATCGATTCAGTCGCCGACCAAGATGACGACATCATGGAAAAATATCTGGAAGGCGAAGAACCCACCATCGAAGAAATCAAACGCTGCATCCGTAAAGGTACCATCGCGATGGATTTCTTCCCGACCTATTGCGGTTCTTCGTTCAAAAACAAAGGCGTGCAATTGGTACTGGACGGTGTTATCGAATATCTGCCGAATCCTACCGAAGTTAACCCGCAGCCTGAAACCGATATCGAAGG
The window above is part of the Methylomonas sp. ZR1 genome. Proteins encoded here:
- a CDS encoding ketopantoate reductase family protein; translated protein: MSSKVLIVGAGAIGGFYGGLLAKVGAEVSVVCRSDYHIVKQQGYRIKSHDLGCWQFMPSQVLRNAADYDGQADYLILCSKVTPDIDRVALLRDAVAPHTAIVLIQNGVEIEQELQQAFPDNLLISGLAFICCNRLAPGEISHLAYGKLILGNLSDSHEPKTSHLRDLFLQAGIECAISEDIVASRWQKCVWNAPFNPLSVLSGGLATQAILQNQENFVRRVMQEVCSIAAACGHPLPTDIVEKHIALTCDMPPYKTSMLLDFERGQTMETEAILGNAVRAAQRQGLDCPCLQSLYVLMQLRELQIRSNSLLS